In one window of Pseudomonas putida DNA:
- the paaA gene encoding 1,2-phenylacetyl-CoA epoxidase subunit PaaA gives MYAQLVETGVKRVKSLEEMSPEERHFQEKIDAEIKIEPKNWMPEAYRQTLIRQISQHAHSEIVGMLPEGNWVTRAPSLKRKLQLMAKIQDEAGHGLYLYSAMETLGADRDEEIAKLHSGKAKYSSIFNYPTLSWADMGAVGWLVDGAAIVNQVVLQRTSYGPYSRAMIRICKEESFHQRQGYELLLTMMRHGTQAQKDMVQDAINRLWWPSLMMFGPSDEHSPNSAQSMAWKIKRQTNDELRQRFIDQTVPQLELLGCTAPDPELKWNADRGHYDFGEIQWDEFYEVIKGNGPCNQERVATRRQAIEDGAWVREAAVAYARKQQNKNAA, from the coding sequence ATGTACGCACAGCTAGTCGAAACCGGCGTCAAACGTGTCAAGTCACTGGAAGAGATGTCGCCCGAAGAGCGCCACTTCCAGGAGAAGATCGACGCCGAGATCAAGATCGAACCGAAAAACTGGATGCCAGAGGCCTATCGCCAGACCCTGATCCGGCAGATCTCCCAGCACGCCCATTCGGAAATCGTCGGCATGCTTCCCGAGGGCAACTGGGTCACCCGCGCGCCGAGCCTCAAGCGCAAGCTGCAGTTGATGGCCAAGATCCAGGACGAAGCCGGCCATGGCCTGTACCTGTACAGCGCCATGGAAACCCTCGGCGCCGACCGCGACGAAGAGATCGCCAAGCTGCACAGCGGCAAGGCCAAGTACTCGAGCATCTTCAACTACCCGACCCTGAGCTGGGCCGACATGGGCGCGGTGGGCTGGCTGGTCGACGGCGCGGCGATCGTCAACCAGGTGGTACTGCAACGCACCTCCTACGGCCCCTACTCGCGCGCGATGATCCGTATCTGCAAGGAAGAAAGCTTCCATCAGCGCCAGGGCTACGAGCTGCTGCTGACCATGATGCGCCACGGCACCCAGGCGCAGAAGGACATGGTCCAGGATGCAATCAATCGCCTGTGGTGGCCGTCGCTGATGATGTTCGGCCCCAGCGACGAACACTCCCCCAACAGCGCCCAGTCGATGGCCTGGAAGATCAAGCGCCAGACCAACGACGAACTCCGCCAGCGCTTCATCGACCAGACCGTGCCGCAGCTCGAGCTGCTCGGTTGCACCGCCCCGGACCCGGAACTGAAGTGGAACGCCGACCGCGGTCACTACGACTTCGGTGAAATCCAGTGGGACGAATTCTACGAAGTGATCAAGGGCAACGGCCCCTGCAACCAGGAGCGGGTCGCCACCCGTCGCCAGGCCATCGAAGACGGGGCCTGGGTACGCGAGGCCGCCGTGGCCTATGCGCGCAAGCAACAGAACAAGAACGCCGCCTGA
- a CDS encoding NmrA family NAD(P)-binding protein: MYVITGITGQVASALARNLLAAGKEVRAVVRDAAKGETWQAQGCSVAVADMQDRVALTRAFHGATAVFVLLPPNFDPRPDFPETRAILANLHAALLASHPERVVCLSTVGAQASHPNLLSQLGEMEHVLGQLPMPVTFLRAAWFMENSLWDIAPAREHGVLYSFLQPLDKPVHMVATADVGRVAAQLLQEPWEGVRVVELTGPQAISPLQLAATLGQVLGREVKAQAVPRDSWEALFLEQGMENPVPRMQMLDGFNAGWIDFEGTPRQARTDLQTVLAGLVERS; encoded by the coding sequence ATGTACGTTATCACTGGCATCACCGGCCAAGTCGCCAGCGCCCTGGCGCGCAACCTGTTGGCCGCAGGCAAGGAGGTGCGCGCTGTGGTGCGCGATGCCGCCAAGGGCGAAACCTGGCAGGCCCAGGGGTGCAGCGTCGCGGTAGCCGACATGCAGGACCGTGTCGCCCTGACCCGGGCGTTCCACGGCGCCACCGCTGTGTTCGTGTTGCTGCCGCCGAACTTCGACCCTCGCCCTGATTTCCCCGAAACCCGCGCGATACTCGCCAACCTGCACGCGGCACTGCTGGCCAGCCACCCGGAACGCGTTGTGTGCCTGTCCACCGTTGGCGCGCAGGCCAGCCACCCTAACCTGCTATCGCAGCTGGGTGAAATGGAACATGTGCTGGGGCAGCTGCCCATGCCGGTAACGTTTCTGCGCGCTGCCTGGTTCATGGAGAACAGCCTGTGGGACATTGCCCCCGCTCGGGAACATGGCGTCCTGTACAGCTTCCTGCAACCGCTGGACAAGCCCGTGCACATGGTCGCCACGGCCGATGTCGGGCGCGTTGCGGCGCAGTTGCTGCAGGAGCCTTGGGAGGGCGTGCGGGTGGTGGAGCTGACCGGCCCTCAAGCGATCTCGCCGCTGCAGCTCGCTGCCACGCTTGGCCAGGTGCTCGGGCGTGAAGTGAAGGCGCAAGCAGTCCCGCGCGATAGCTGGGAGGCACTATTCCTTGAGCAAGGGATGGAGAATCCGGTACCGCGCATGCAAATGCTCGATGGCTTCAATGCGGGCTGGATCGACTTTGAAGGGACGCCGCGCCAGGCGCGCACCGATCTGCAGACGGTATTGGCGGGGTTGGTCGAGCGGAGTTGA
- the paaI gene encoding hydroxyphenylacetyl-CoA thioesterase PaaI yields MTDTPRTPEALARACADAMYARDRATQGMGIELLEAGPGSAAVRMTVRADMIQGHGTCHGGFLFALADSAFAFACNSHDEATVALGCSIDYVAPALLGDQLTATAHELVRKSRTGLYDVRLENQRGELVALFHGKSYKLRGSVLTQETQDD; encoded by the coding sequence ATGACTGACACACCTCGCACGCCCGAAGCGCTGGCCCGCGCCTGTGCCGACGCCATGTACGCCCGTGACCGGGCCACTCAAGGCATGGGCATCGAACTGCTCGAGGCCGGCCCCGGCAGCGCTGCCGTGCGCATGACCGTACGCGCCGACATGATCCAGGGCCACGGCACCTGCCACGGCGGCTTTCTCTTCGCCCTGGCCGATTCGGCGTTCGCCTTTGCCTGCAACAGCCACGACGAGGCCACTGTGGCCCTGGGCTGCAGCATCGATTATGTGGCCCCGGCGCTGCTCGGCGACCAGTTGACCGCCACCGCCCACGAGCTGGTGCGCAAGAGCCGCACTGGCCTCTACGACGTGCGCCTGGAAAACCAGCGTGGCGAGCTGGTGGCGCTGTTCCATGGCAAGTCCTACAAGTTGCGCGGCAGCGTGCTGACGCAGGAGACGCAAGATGACTGA
- the paaB gene encoding 1,2-phenylacetyl-CoA epoxidase subunit PaaB — protein sequence MSVWTLYEVFVRSKHGLNHKHVGSVHAADAAMAIENARELYTRRSEGVSLWVVPSALITASSPDEKDPLFAPSDDKVYRHASFYELPDEVGHM from the coding sequence ATGTCTGTCTGGACCCTCTACGAAGTATTCGTGCGCAGCAAGCACGGCCTGAACCACAAGCACGTGGGCAGCGTGCATGCCGCCGACGCGGCCATGGCCATCGAGAACGCCCGTGAGCTGTACACCCGGCGCAGCGAAGGCGTGAGCCTGTGGGTGGTGCCTTCGGCGCTGATCACCGCCTCCTCGCCTGATGAAAAAGACCCGCTGTTCGCCCCTTCGGACGACAAGGTCTACCGCCATGCCAGCTTCTACGAGCTGCCTGACGAAGTCGGACACATGTGA
- the pcaF gene encoding 3-oxoadipyl-CoA thiolase yields MTEPTLNDALIIDAVRTPIGRYGGALSSVRADDLAAIPIKALIARHPTLDWHAIDDVILGCANQAGEDNRNVAHMATLLAGLPVEVPGTTLNRLCGSGLDAIGNAARALRCGEAGLMLAGGVESMSRAPFVIGKAEQAFGRSAELFDTTIGWRFVNPLMKAQYGIDSMPETAENVAEQFGISRADQDAFALRSQHKAAAAQANGRLAREIVPVEIAQRKGPPKLVEQDEHPRGDTTLEQLARLGTPFREGGSVTAGNASGVNDGACALLLASSSAARRHGLQARGRIVGMAAAGVAPRIMGIGPVPATRKVLELTGLALADMDVIELNEAFAAQGLAVLRELGVADDDPRVNPNGGAIALGHPLGMSGARLVTTALHELELTGGRYALCTMCIGVGQGIAMVIERL; encoded by the coding sequence ATGACTGAACCGACCCTCAACGACGCCCTGATCATCGACGCCGTGCGCACGCCCATCGGCCGCTACGGCGGCGCCCTGAGCAGCGTGCGTGCCGACGACCTGGCGGCGATCCCGATCAAGGCCTTGATCGCCCGCCACCCGACACTGGACTGGCACGCCATCGACGATGTGATCCTCGGCTGCGCCAACCAGGCCGGCGAAGACAATCGCAACGTTGCGCATATGGCCACGCTGCTGGCCGGGCTGCCTGTCGAGGTGCCGGGCACCACCCTCAACCGCCTGTGCGGCTCCGGCCTGGACGCCATCGGCAACGCCGCCCGCGCCCTGCGCTGTGGCGAGGCCGGGCTGATGCTGGCCGGCGGCGTCGAATCCATGTCCCGCGCGCCGTTCGTCATCGGCAAGGCCGAACAGGCCTTCGGCCGCAGTGCGGAACTGTTCGACACCACCATCGGCTGGCGCTTCGTCAATCCCCTGATGAAAGCCCAATACGGCATCGACTCGATGCCCGAGACCGCCGAGAACGTCGCCGAGCAGTTCGGCATCTCGCGCGCCGACCAGGATGCCTTTGCCTTGCGCAGCCAGCACAAGGCCGCTGCCGCCCAGGCCAATGGCCGCCTGGCGCGGGAAATCGTCCCGGTCGAGATCGCCCAGCGCAAGGGCCCGCCCAAGCTGGTCGAGCAGGACGAACACCCGCGTGGCGACACCACCCTGGAGCAGCTGGCGCGCCTTGGCACGCCGTTTCGCGAAGGTGGCAGCGTCACTGCCGGCAACGCGTCGGGGGTCAACGACGGTGCGTGCGCACTGTTGCTGGCCAGCAGCAGCGCAGCCCGCCGCCACGGCCTGCAGGCCCGCGGGCGAATCGTCGGCATGGCCGCAGCAGGTGTCGCGCCGCGCATCATGGGCATCGGCCCGGTGCCTGCGACGCGCAAGGTGCTGGAGCTGACCGGTCTTGCCCTGGCCGACATGGACGTGATCGAGCTCAACGAAGCTTTCGCGGCCCAAGGGCTGGCAGTGCTGCGCGAGCTGGGTGTTGCCGACGACGATCCACGGGTCAATCCCAACGGTGGCGCCATCGCCCTGGGGCATCCGCTGGGCATGAGCGGCGCGCGGCTGGTCACCACCGCGCTGCACGAGCTGGAGCTGACCGGCGGCCGCTACGCGCTGTGCACCATGTGCATCGGCGTCGGCCAGGGCATCGCCATGGTGATCGAGCGCCTTTGA
- the paaC gene encoding 1,2-phenylacetyl-CoA epoxidase subunit PaaC → MHNDDLIPYLLLLGDSALIQGQRLCQWCGHAPALEEELALMNVGLDLVGQARNWLEYAAELLDDGRDADALAFRRDERAFHNLLLVEQPNGDFAVTMAKQFLYDAWHLAMLQGLCASSDPRIAGIAAKALKEVTYHLRRSGEWVQRLGGGTDESRRRMVAAIPALWRFTVELSQGSESETRLAAAGIAADPTQVGQAWLAQVSAIFASVELPQPTPASHFYLSGRKGLHTEHLGLLLAEMQFLPRAYPDAIW, encoded by the coding sequence ATGCACAACGACGATCTGATCCCCTACCTCTTGCTGCTCGGCGACAGCGCCCTGATCCAAGGCCAGCGCCTGTGTCAATGGTGTGGCCACGCTCCCGCACTGGAGGAAGAACTGGCCCTGATGAATGTCGGTCTCGACCTGGTCGGCCAGGCGCGCAACTGGCTGGAGTACGCCGCCGAACTGCTCGACGACGGCCGCGATGCCGACGCCCTGGCGTTTCGCCGCGACGAACGCGCCTTCCACAACCTGCTGCTGGTCGAGCAACCCAACGGCGACTTTGCCGTGACCATGGCCAAGCAGTTCCTCTACGACGCCTGGCACCTGGCGATGCTCCAAGGCCTGTGCGCCTCAAGCGATCCGCGCATCGCCGGCATCGCGGCCAAGGCGCTCAAGGAGGTCACCTACCACCTGCGCCGCTCCGGTGAATGGGTGCAGCGCCTGGGCGGCGGCACCGACGAAAGCCGTCGCCGCATGGTCGCGGCAATCCCGGCACTGTGGCGTTTCACCGTGGAGCTGAGCCAGGGCAGTGAAAGCGAGACGCGCCTGGCCGCCGCGGGTATTGCCGCTGACCCGACGCAAGTAGGGCAAGCCTGGCTCGCCCAGGTCAGCGCCATCTTCGCCTCGGTCGAGCTCCCGCAACCCACGCCCGCCAGTCATTTCTACCTGAGCGGTCGCAAGGGCTTGCACACCGAACACCTGGGCCTGCTGCTGGCCGAGATGCAGTTCCTGCCACGGGCCTACCCCGATGCGATCTGGTGA
- the paaK gene encoding phenylacetate--CoA ligase PaaK gives MNMYHDAERALLDPMETASVDALRQHQLERLRWSLRHAYDKVALYRQRFDACGAHPDDLKSLEDLSRFPFTGKSDLRDNYPYGMFAVPQEEVVRLHASSGTTGKPTVVGYTQNDINTWANVVARSIRAAGGRKGDKVHVSYGYGLFTGGLGAHYGAERLGCTVIPMSGGQTEKQVQLIRDFQPDIIMVTPSYMLNLADEIERQGIDPNDLKLRLGIFGAEPWTDELRRSIEQRLGINALDIYGLSEIMGPGVAMECIETKDGPTIWEDHFYPEIIDPVSGEVLPDGQLGELVFTSLSKEALPMVRYRTRDLTRLLPGTARPMRRIGKITGRSDDMLIIRGVNVFPTQIEEQVLKIKQLSELYEIHLYRNGNLDSVEVHVELRADSQYLDDATRKALVGELSKQIKTYIGISTQIRLQPCGTLKRSEGKACHVYDKRLAS, from the coding sequence ATGAACATGTACCACGATGCCGAACGCGCCCTGCTTGACCCCATGGAAACTGCCAGTGTCGATGCGCTGCGCCAGCACCAGCTCGAACGTCTGCGCTGGAGCCTGCGCCACGCCTACGACAAGGTGGCACTGTACCGTCAGCGCTTCGACGCCTGCGGCGCCCACCCGGACGACCTGAAGTCGCTCGAGGACCTGTCGCGCTTCCCCTTCACCGGCAAGAGCGACCTGCGCGACAACTACCCCTACGGCATGTTTGCCGTCCCCCAGGAAGAAGTGGTACGCCTGCACGCCTCCAGCGGCACCACGGGCAAGCCAACGGTGGTCGGGTATACCCAAAACGACATCAACACCTGGGCCAACGTGGTCGCCCGCTCGATCCGCGCCGCAGGTGGACGCAAGGGCGACAAGGTGCATGTTTCCTATGGCTACGGCCTCTTCACCGGTGGCCTGGGCGCTCACTATGGCGCCGAGCGTCTGGGCTGCACGGTGATCCCCATGTCCGGCGGTCAGACCGAGAAGCAGGTGCAACTGATCCGCGACTTCCAGCCCGACATCATCATGGTCACGCCCTCGTACATGCTCAACCTGGCCGATGAGATCGAGCGCCAGGGCATCGACCCCAACGACCTCAAGCTGCGCCTGGGCATCTTCGGTGCCGAGCCCTGGACCGACGAGCTGCGCCGCTCCATCGAGCAACGCCTGGGCATCAACGCCCTGGACATCTATGGCCTGTCGGAAATCATGGGGCCAGGCGTGGCCATGGAGTGCATCGAGACCAAGGACGGCCCGACCATCTGGGAAGACCATTTCTACCCCGAGATCATCGACCCGGTGTCCGGCGAGGTCCTGCCGGACGGGCAACTGGGCGAGCTGGTGTTCACCTCGCTGAGCAAGGAGGCGCTGCCGATGGTGCGCTACCGCACCCGCGACCTGACCCGTCTGCTGCCCGGCACGGCACGGCCGATGCGGCGCATTGGCAAGATCACCGGGCGCAGCGACGACATGCTGATCATCCGCGGGGTCAACGTGTTCCCTACGCAGATCGAAGAGCAGGTGCTGAAAATAAAACAGCTTTCCGAGCTTTACGAGATCCATCTGTATCGCAATGGCAATCTCGACAGCGTGGAAGTGCACGTGGAGTTGCGCGCCGACAGCCAGTACCTGGACGACGCTACGCGCAAGGCGCTTGTGGGTGAGCTGAGCAAGCAGATCAAGACCTACATCGGCATCAGCACGCAGATTCGCCTGCAGCCCTGCGGAACGCTGAAGCGCTCAGAGGGCAAGGCTTGCCACGTCTACGACAAACGGTTGGCCAGCTGA
- the paaG gene encoding 2-(1,2-epoxy-1,2-dihydrophenyl)acetyl-CoA isomerase PaaG, translated as MSFQHILFSIEDGIALLSLNRPEQLNSFNTAMHQEVREALKQVRQSEQVRVLLLTGEGRGFCAGQDLSDRNVAPGAERPDLGLSIEQFYNPLIRSLRDLPMPVICAVNGVAAGAGANIPLACDLVLAARSASFIQAFCRIGLIPDSGGTWLLPRLVGMARAKALAMLGERLSAEQAEQWGLIHRAVDDAELRDEALRLARHLAAQPTYGLALIKRSLNASFDNSFDQQLTLERDLQRLAGRSDDYREGVSAFMEKRTPVFKGC; from the coding sequence ATGAGCTTCCAGCACATCCTGTTTTCCATCGAGGACGGCATCGCCCTCCTCTCGCTCAACCGCCCCGAGCAACTCAACAGCTTCAACACCGCCATGCACCAGGAGGTGCGCGAGGCTCTCAAGCAGGTACGCCAGAGCGAACAGGTGCGGGTCCTGCTGCTGACCGGCGAAGGCCGCGGTTTCTGCGCCGGCCAGGACCTCTCCGACCGCAACGTTGCGCCAGGTGCCGAGCGGCCCGACCTGGGCCTTTCGATCGAGCAGTTCTACAACCCGCTGATCCGTAGCCTGCGCGACTTGCCGATGCCGGTGATCTGTGCGGTCAACGGCGTGGCTGCCGGCGCCGGGGCCAATATTCCCCTGGCTTGCGACCTGGTGCTGGCCGCCCGCTCGGCCAGCTTCATCCAGGCGTTCTGCCGCATCGGGCTGATCCCGGACTCTGGCGGCACCTGGCTGCTGCCACGCCTGGTCGGCATGGCCCGCGCGAAAGCCCTGGCCATGCTGGGCGAGCGCCTGAGCGCCGAACAGGCCGAGCAATGGGGGCTGATTCATCGCGCGGTCGACGACGCCGAGTTGCGCGACGAAGCACTGCGCCTGGCCCGACACCTGGCCGCTCAACCCACCTATGGCCTGGCGCTGATCAAGCGCAGCCTCAACGCAAGCTTCGACAACAGTTTCGACCAGCAGCTGACGCTCGAGCGCGACCTGCAACGCCTGGCCGGGCGCAGCGACGACTACCGCGAAGGCGTCAGCGCGTTCATGGAAAAGCGTACGCCCGTGTTCAAGGGGTGCTGA
- the paaH gene encoding 3-hydroxyacyl-CoA dehydrogenase PaaH — MSALHIEAQVAVIGAGAMGAGIAQVAAQAGHAVRLYDNRPGAAAQAIDGIARQLARLVDKGKLNACERESTVARLQPAESLEALADATLVIEAIVEDLDIKQQLLRQLEALCAETCILASNTSSLSITRLAAGLARPERVIGMHFFNPAPLMALVEVVSGLATEPAVADTLYDTAKAWGKQPVHARSTPGFIVNRVARPFYAESLRLLQEGAADCASLDALLREAGGFRMGAFELTDLIGHDVNYAVTCSVFDAYYGDLRFQPSQVQKEMVAAGRLGRKSGQGFYDYREGAERPQPAELRSSAEVTRCVVEGDLGVMQPLLQRLSASGVELTQRAGQGLLRIGDATLALSDGRLASQRARDDGLQNLVLIDLALDYSSATRIAITWARNTTIEARDQAVALLQRAGFNVSALADLPGLAVLRTVAMLANEAADAVLQGVASAADIDLAMCAGVNYPLGPLAWAERIGLAHTLHTLEHLQQAYGEERYRPSLLLRRTHAEGGRLHD; from the coding sequence ATGAGTGCCCTGCACATTGAAGCTCAGGTTGCGGTGATCGGCGCTGGCGCCATGGGGGCCGGCATTGCCCAAGTTGCAGCCCAGGCCGGGCATGCGGTCCGGCTTTATGACAATCGCCCGGGCGCCGCAGCGCAGGCCATCGACGGCATCGCCCGGCAATTGGCGCGCCTGGTGGACAAAGGCAAGCTGAACGCCTGCGAGCGCGAGTCGACCGTCGCCCGCCTGCAGCCTGCCGAGTCGCTCGAGGCCCTGGCCGATGCGACGCTGGTGATCGAGGCGATCGTGGAAGACCTCGATATCAAGCAGCAACTGCTGCGTCAGCTTGAAGCCCTCTGCGCTGAAACCTGCATCCTCGCCAGCAATACGTCGTCGTTGTCGATTACCCGCCTGGCAGCGGGGCTGGCCCGACCCGAGCGCGTGATCGGCATGCATTTCTTCAATCCTGCCCCCTTGATGGCGTTGGTCGAGGTCGTGTCGGGGCTTGCAACCGAACCGGCGGTGGCCGATACGCTGTACGACACCGCCAAGGCCTGGGGCAAGCAGCCCGTGCATGCACGCTCCACCCCCGGTTTCATCGTCAACCGCGTGGCCCGTCCGTTCTATGCCGAGAGCCTGCGCCTGCTGCAGGAAGGTGCCGCCGATTGCGCCAGCCTCGATGCGCTGTTGCGCGAGGCTGGCGGGTTCCGCATGGGCGCGTTCGAACTCACCGATCTGATCGGCCATGACGTCAACTACGCCGTCACCTGTTCGGTGTTCGACGCCTATTACGGGGATTTGCGCTTCCAGCCCTCGCAGGTACAAAAGGAAATGGTGGCCGCCGGGCGCCTGGGGCGCAAGAGCGGCCAAGGTTTCTACGACTACCGCGAAGGCGCCGAACGCCCGCAGCCTGCCGAATTGCGCAGCTCTGCCGAAGTTACACGCTGCGTGGTCGAGGGCGACCTCGGTGTCATGCAGCCGCTGCTGCAGCGCCTGAGCGCCAGCGGCGTCGAACTGACCCAACGCGCCGGCCAGGGCTTGTTGCGCATTGGCGATGCCACCCTGGCCCTGTCCGACGGTCGCCTGGCCAGCCAGCGCGCCCGCGACGACGGCCTGCAGAACCTGGTCCTGATCGACCTTGCCCTGGATTACAGCAGCGCGACACGCATCGCGATTACCTGGGCCAGGAACACCACGATCGAAGCCCGCGATCAGGCTGTCGCGCTGCTCCAGCGTGCCGGTTTCAACGTCAGCGCCCTGGCCGACCTGCCGGGCCTGGCCGTGCTGCGCACGGTGGCCATGCTCGCCAACGAAGCCGCCGATGCCGTGCTGCAAGGTGTCGCGTCGGCGGCCGACATCGACCTGGCCATGTGCGCCGGGGTCAATTATCCGTTGGGGCCGCTGGCCTGGGCCGAACGCATCGGCCTTGCCCACACGTTGCACACCCTCGAACACCTGCAGCAGGCCTACGGCGAAGAACGCTATCGCCCTTCCCTGCTGCTGCGCCGCACCCATGCCGAAGGAGGCCGCCTGCATGACTGA
- the paaX gene encoding phenylacetic acid degradation operon negative regulatory protein PaaX gives MSSLAPLNHLITRFQEQTPIRASSLIITLYGDAVEPHGGTVWLGSLIGLLEPFGINERLIRTSIFRLTKEGWLTAEKVGRRSYYSLTGTGRRRFEKAFKRVYSAILPAWDGAWTLVLLSQLDVAKRKSVREELEWQGFGAIAPNVMGCPRADRADLAATLRELEAEEDSIVFETHAQEILASKAMRAQVRESWGIDELGQHYSEFIRLFRPLWQALREQETLEAQDCFLARTLLIHEYRRLLLRDPQLPDELLPGDWEGRAARQLCRNLYRLVSPKAEAWLNDMLETADGPLPDASESFYRRFGGLS, from the coding sequence ATGAGCAGCCTCGCACCCCTGAACCACCTGATCACCCGCTTCCAGGAGCAGACGCCAATCCGCGCCAGCTCGCTGATCATCACGCTGTATGGCGATGCCGTCGAGCCCCACGGTGGCACGGTGTGGCTGGGTAGCCTGATCGGTTTGCTGGAGCCCTTCGGCATCAACGAGCGACTGATTCGCACGTCGATCTTCCGCCTGACCAAAGAAGGCTGGCTGACCGCTGAAAAGGTCGGTCGCCGTAGCTACTACAGCCTGACCGGCACCGGCCGACGGCGTTTCGAGAAGGCATTCAAACGGGTCTACAGTGCCATCCTGCCAGCCTGGGACGGCGCCTGGACGCTGGTGCTGCTCTCGCAGTTGGACGTTGCCAAGCGCAAGTCGGTACGTGAAGAGCTGGAGTGGCAAGGCTTCGGAGCCATCGCCCCTAACGTGATGGGTTGCCCGCGTGCTGATCGTGCGGATCTGGCGGCGACCCTGCGCGAGCTGGAGGCCGAGGAAGACAGTATCGTCTTCGAGACCCATGCCCAGGAAATTCTCGCCTCCAAGGCCATGCGCGCGCAGGTCAGGGAGAGCTGGGGGATCGACGAGCTGGGCCAGCATTACAGCGAGTTCATTCGCCTGTTCCGTCCGCTGTGGCAGGCACTGCGCGAACAGGAAACGCTGGAGGCGCAGGATTGCTTCCTGGCGCGCACCTTGCTGATCCACGAATACCGGCGTTTGCTGCTGCGCGATCCGCAGTTGCCCGATGAACTGCTGCCCGGCGACTGGGAGGGCCGTGCGGCGCGCCAGTTGTGCCGCAACCTCTATCGCCTGGTGTCGCCCAAGGCTGAAGCCTGGCTCAATGACATGCTGGAGACGGCGGACGGACCGCTGCCGGATGCCAGCGAGAGTTTCTACCGTCGATTTGGTGGTTTGAGCTGA
- the paaF gene encoding 2,3-dehydroadipyl-CoA hydratase PaaF translates to MPSNLVVQAQADGVRLITLHRPQALNALNTELLAELADELDAAAHDEHTRAVVITGNRKAFAAGADINEMAERDLVGILNDPRVAHWQRIAAFPKPLIAAVNGFALGGGCELVMCADIVIAGSDARFGQPEINLGIIPGAGGTQRLLRAVGKPLAMQLVLTGETLDARHALQAGLISEMTQPELTVERALQVACSIAQKAPLAVRLAKEALLKAQDTDLASGLRFERHAFTLLAGTADRQEGIRAFQEKRSASFIGR, encoded by the coding sequence ATGCCAAGCAACCTCGTTGTGCAGGCCCAGGCGGACGGTGTCCGCCTGATCACCCTGCACCGCCCGCAAGCCCTCAACGCCCTGAATACCGAGCTTCTGGCAGAGCTCGCCGACGAACTCGACGCTGCCGCCCATGACGAGCACACCCGTGCGGTGGTGATCACCGGCAATCGCAAGGCCTTTGCTGCAGGCGCGGACATCAACGAGATGGCCGAGCGCGACCTGGTCGGCATCCTCAACGATCCCCGTGTCGCCCACTGGCAGCGCATCGCCGCTTTTCCCAAGCCTCTGATCGCCGCCGTCAACGGTTTCGCCCTCGGCGGCGGCTGCGAGCTGGTGATGTGCGCCGATATCGTTATCGCCGGGTCCGACGCACGCTTCGGCCAGCCAGAGATCAACCTCGGCATCATTCCCGGCGCCGGTGGCACCCAGCGCCTGCTTCGCGCAGTCGGCAAGCCACTGGCGATGCAGCTGGTGCTCACCGGCGAAACCCTCGATGCCCGCCATGCCCTGCAGGCCGGGCTGATCAGCGAAATGACCCAGCCCGAATTGACCGTTGAACGCGCCCTGCAGGTGGCGTGCAGCATCGCGCAAAAGGCGCCGCTGGCCGTGCGCCTGGCCAAAGAGGCGCTACTCAAGGCCCAGGATACCGACCTTGCCAGCGGCCTGCGCTTCGAGCGACATGCCTTCACCCTGCTGGCCGGCACGGCCGACCGCCAGGAGGGCATCCGCGCTTTCCAGGAAAAACGCTCGGCCAGTTTCATCGGCCGCTGA
- the paaY gene encoding phenylacetic acid degradation protein PaaY, whose amino-acid sequence MPCYRLDGLTPVVHPTAYVHPSAVLIGDVIVGPGCYVGPLAALRGDFGRIVLEEGANLQDTCVMHGFPGGDTVIERNGHVGHGAVLHGCRVGADALVGMNAVVMDGAHIAPRCIVAATAFVKAGFTCEAQSLVVGSPAQAKRTLSDEEVAWKQRGTQEYQALARRCMASMVECSPLSAVEPARPRMGDTGLRPKTGHGA is encoded by the coding sequence ATGCCCTGCTATCGCCTCGACGGCTTGACCCCAGTGGTCCATCCCACCGCCTACGTCCACCCCAGTGCCGTGCTGATCGGCGATGTGATCGTCGGCCCCGGCTGTTATGTCGGACCTCTCGCGGCGTTGCGGGGCGACTTTGGGCGCATCGTCCTGGAGGAGGGCGCCAATCTGCAGGACACCTGCGTGATGCATGGCTTTCCGGGCGGTGACACGGTCATCGAGCGCAACGGTCATGTTGGGCATGGCGCGGTGCTGCACGGGTGCCGAGTAGGGGCGGATGCGCTTGTGGGCATGAATGCGGTGGTGATGGATGGTGCGCACATCGCGCCACGCTGCATCGTGGCGGCCACGGCATTCGTCAAGGCGGGGTTCACCTGCGAGGCGCAGAGCCTGGTGGTGGGCTCGCCGGCCCAGGCCAAGCGTACGCTGAGCGATGAGGAAGTCGCCTGGAAGCAGCGCGGCACGCAGGAGTACCAGGCGCTCGCCAGACGCTGCATGGCGTCGATGGTGGAGTGTTCACCGCTGAGTGCGGTCGAGCCCGCACGCCCGCGCATGGGCGATACCGGCCTGCGGCCGAAGACGGGGCATGGCGCATGA